CTGGCCGCCTTGAGCCGCCGCAGGGCTCCGGCCCCGGCCCCGGCCACCCCCAGACCGCAGAGCAGCAGCAGCGCCGGCCAGACCAGATAGAACTGCTCCTCCACACCCAGCGACCAGGTGTGCATGAAGGCGTTGAAGTGGTTGTCGGTGGCGAAGTAATTCGAGCCCTGTCGGAGCAGATAGAGATTGGAGACACCGAAGAGGGCGGCCAGGCCGGTCCGCATCACCGGTGTGAAGAAATCATCGATCGGTGAGACGACCATCGAGAACAGGGCCGAGACGACGGCGATGTTCACCACCAGCGCCGGCATCAGGCGTCGGACCCGGCGACCGTAGAAGCGGCGCAGGAACTGCCAGCGGCTGCCGTCCCGCCGGGCCAGCAACGAGGACGTCACCACATAGCCCGAGATCACGAAGAAGATGTCCACCCCGAGGAAGCCCCCCGGCAGCCAGCGGGGATCGAGGTGGTTGATCAGCACGGCGATGACGGCCACGGCCCGCAGGCCGTCGATCTCGGGCCGGTAGGCCCTCGAGCGCTGTGGCGGCCGGAGGCCCGCGCCGAAAAGCCGCACCAGAGGATTCACGCCGCCCCGACGATTGCAGGCAGGGTAATGGCGATCTGGATCGGCCCTCGCTGCGGGGCCAGCTCTGACAAGCTGGGCCCACTTCGTCTGGCCCCATGGTGCCCTTCGGCCTCTCCGCTCTCCAGAACCTGCGGCGCGGCAGGGGTCCCTGGCAGCCCCCCGAGGCCAGCTGGTCGCGGCCGTTCGGCCAGGGCTGGAGCCAGCCCTACACGGTGCGCTACGCCAGCAACCTCGACGACGGCCCCAACCACGGCATGCCCCTGGGGGGCTTCGGCGCCGGCTGCCTGGGGCGGGGCCTCGACGGCGCCTTCAACCTCTGGCACCTCGACGGGGGGGAGCACTGGTTCGGCGTGCTGCCCGACTGCCAGTTCGCCCTTTTCGAGCAGGACGGCGACGGGCGGCGGGCCCATGCCCTGGCCACAGCGCCCCAGGCCGACGATTCCCGCCCCGGCTCCGGCCCGCCGCTGGCCTCCTGGAACTGGTACCCCGCCGCCACCCCGGAGCAGCCCAGCGGCACCGTGGCGGTGCGCTACCCGATCAGCTCCCATCACTACGCCGCGGTGTTCAGCGCCGACGTGCGCTGCGAAGCCTTCAGCCCGATCCTCCCCGGCGACTACCGCCGCACCAGCTACCCGGTCGCCGTGTTCGCCTGGACGTTCAGCAACCCAACGAATCAGCCGCTGGAGCTGTCGCTGCTGCTGAGCTGGCGCAACACCGTCGGCTGGTTCACCAACACCGACCCGGCGGCGGAGGTCCACTTCCGGGATGACGGCAGCCCGGAGCACAACTACGTGCCGGCGATCGGCCGCGGCAAGGGGCAGCGCAACCGCTGGGTCGACGGGGCCGGCCTCAAGGGCCTGCTGCTGGAGGGGGAGCGCACCCAGCCCCTGGCGGAAGGGGAAGGACAGTGGTGCCTGGCGGTACCCGACGAGGCGGCGCTGAACCACCCGGGGGTGGAGGTGTTCCGCTGCAGCCGCTGGGATCCCAGCGGTGACGGGGCGGAACTCTGGGAACCCTTCAGCCGCGATGGCTCGATCCCCGACAGTGACAACGACCGCCGCAGCACCGGCGACGATCCCCTCAGCGCCGCCCTGGCGGTGCGCTTCCGGCTGGAGCCGGGCGCCTCGCTGGAGATTCCTGTGGTGATCAGCTGGGACCTGCCCGTGACGGCCTTCGCCACCGGCACCCGGGCCCTGCGCCGCTACACCGACTTCTTCTCCGCCGAAGGCGACAGCGCCGCTGCCATCGCCGGCGAAGCCCTGGCCGACTGGCGCGACTGGCAGGCCGCGATCGAGGCCTGGCAGGCGCCGGTGGTGCAACGCCACGACCTGGCGGAACCGCTGCGCATGGCGTTGCTCAACGAGCTCTACGACCTGGCCAGTGGCGGCAGCCTCTGGACGGCCGCCAGCCCCGGCGATCCGGTGGGCCGCTTCGGAGTGCTCGAGTGCCTCGACTACGCCTGGTACGAGAGCCTCGACGTGCGGCTGTACGGCTCCTTCGCCCTGCTGCAGCTGTGGCCCGAGCTCGACAAGGCGGTGCTGCGCAGCTTCGCCCGCGCCATCCCGGCCGCCGATCCGACGCCGCGGCCGATCGGCTGGTATTTCACCCAGGGGCGGGGCCGGGTGGAGGCGGCCCGCAAGGTGGCCGGCGCCACCCCCCACGACCTCGGGGCCCCGAACGAGCGCCCCTTCGACGCCACCAACTACACCGCCTACCAGGACTGCAACCTCTGGAAGGACCTGGCCAGCGATTACGTGCTGCAGGTCTGGCGCACCTACAGCCTGGCCCCCAGCGGACCGGACATCCGTTTCCTGGCGGACTGCTGGCCGGCGGCGGTGACCGCCCTCGACTACCTCAAGCAGTTCGACGTCAACGACGACGGACTGCCCGACAACGGCGGTGCCCCGGACCAGACCTTCGACGACTGGCCCCTGCAGGGTGTGAGCGCCTACTGCGGCGCCCTCTGGATCGCTGCCCTGGAGGCGGCCCTGGCCATCGGCCAGCGTCTCCAGCTGGAGCTGGGGCTCGACACTGCCGAGGAGCAACGGCGCTTCGGCGGCTGGCTCGAGCAGTCCCGAAGCCATTTCGATACCCTGCTCTGGAACGGCGAGTACTACGCCATCGATGCCGGCAGCGGCACCCCGGTGGTGATGGCCGACCAGCTCTGCGGCGACTTCTACGCCCGGCTGCTGGCGCTGCCACCGGTGGTGGCCGACGAGCGCGCCCTCTCCTCCCTCAAGGCGATACGTCAGGCCTGCTTTGAGTCCTTCGAGGGCGGCCGTCTGGGGGTGGCCAATGGCCTGCGCCGCGATGGCACCCCCCTCGATCCCGAGGGAACCCATCCGCTGGAGGTCTGGACCGGCATCAACTTCGGCCTGGCCGCTTACTACCGGCTGATGGGACAGAGCAGCACCGCCTTCGCCATCACCGGTGCCGTCGTGCGCCAGGTGTACGAGGGCGGCCTGCAGTTCCGCACACCGGAGGCGATCACCGCGGCCGGCACCTTCCGCGCCTGCCACTACCTGCGGGCCATGGCGATCTGGGCCCTGTGGGCGACCCACACCGGCTGGCAGCCGATCCCCGGCGCCGAGCGCCAGCCATGAGCCAGCGGATCTGCGGGCGGATCGAGGTGCTGCTGCTGGCCCCCCTGCTGGCCCTGATCCTGGCCATCGCGCCGGCACCGGCCCTGGCCCAGGTCCACGCCCACCCGGATGCCGAGGGCACGCCGGTGGTGCGCAGCCTGGAGAGCCTGCGCGACCTCGATGACCAGAGCTGGCAGGTGGTGGCCTACCGGGAAGGGCCGCCGGGGGGAGCGTTGCGGCTGCGGATCGTCGGCTACCCCGGCAAGGTGCGCCTCGACCACCCCACCGCCCTCGAGGTGCGCAGCGGTCGGCTGCGCTGGGACCTGGAGGACGTCACCCTCGCCAGTGCCGCCCTCGCCCGGGACAACCGCGCCGCCGCGGCCGAGTTCGACCTGGCGCCGCTGCTGGCCGATCTGGAGCAGAACCGCCCCCTGCGCCTGCGGCTGCCGAGGGTGTTCAGCGAGCTGGCGGTCCCCCCCTACGTGGTGGCCGAATGGCGCCGCCTGCCGGACGCGCCCGCCCCATGAGCCCCGGATCCCCCTGGCATCGCTGGATGGACAGGGCCCTGCAGCTGGCCGCCCTCGCCGAAGGCCGCACCAGCCCCAATCCCCTGGTGGGCGCCGTGGTGCTGGATGCCGACGGGACGCTGGTGGGGGAGGGATTCCATGCGCGGGCTGGGGAGGCCCATGCGGAGGTGGGCGCCCTGGCCCAGGCGGGCGAGCGGGCCCGGGGCGGCACCCTGGTCGTGACCCTGGAACCCTGCTGCCACCACGGCCGCACACCCCCCTGTTGCGAGGCGGTGATCGCCGCCGGCATTGCCCGGGTGGTGCTGGCCATGGCCGACCCCAACCCCCTGGTGGCCGGCGGCGGCAGCGCCCGCCTGCGGGCGGCGGGCCTGGAGGTGATCGCAGGGGTGAGGGAGGCCGAGGCGCGCCGGCTCAACCGGCCCTTTCTGCACAGGATCGCCACCGGCCGACCCCTGGGGATCCTCAAATGGGCCATGAGCCTGGATGGGCGCACGGCGCTGCCCAACGGTGTCAGCCAGTGGATCAGTGGCCCGGAGGCCCGTGCCTGGGTGCACCGCCTCCGTGCCCGCTGCGATGCCGTGATCGTGGGCGGCGGCACGGTTCGGGCCGACGACCCCCTGCTCACCAGCCGGGGGCAGCGCAGCCCCGAACCCCTGCGGGTGGTGCTGAGCCGGAGCCTCGACCTGCCGGAGAAGGCCCGCCTGTGGGACACCTCCGGGGCGCCGACCCTGGTGGCCCATGGACCGGGAGCGCCGCAGGAGGCACGTCGGAGGCTGGCCGGATCCGGGGCGGAAAGCCTGGAACTGCGGGCCTGTGAACCGGCCAGGCTGCTAGAGGCGCTGGAGGCTCGCGGTTGCAATCGGGTGCTCTGGGAGTGCGGTCCGGAACTGGCGGCGGCCGCGCTGCGCCAAGGCTGCATCCAGCAGGTGGCAGCCGTGATCGCGCCCCGGCTACTGGGTGGCCACCCAGCCCGGACTCCCCTGGGCGACCTCGGGCACACCAGCCTCGATGCCACATCACTGTGGCCTCTGGCTAAGGTCGGCCGGATCGGCGACGACCTGCTCTGCTGGGCCATCCCAGGAACCCGGACGGCGCTCTGATCAGCGATGTGGATTGAACTCCGTGGCCCCGAGACCTGCCAGTACCGGCTGGAGGACCCCTGGAAGCAACCCACCGGCCGGCTGGCTCAGTACCTCGAGCCGATCACTCTCGATCCCCAGGCCTACGGGGTGCACGACGACGCTCGGCTGGTGGGGCCCGATCTGGTGGGGGTGGACAGGGACAAAAGGATCATCGAGGAGACCCTGCATCTGAAGGAACTGCCGGTGTCCCAGCGGCGGCGGCTGGTTCTGCGCAGTCTTCTGCCCAGGGCCGAGCGAATCGACGCCCCGGTCTGCAGCCTGGTGGACATCCGACGCTGGTCCGGGGCCTATTTCCACTGGTTTCTCGATGCCCTGCCGAGGCTCATCGCCGCCGAGGATCACAGCTCCCGTTCCGGAGAGCGGACTCTCGTGATCGTGCCCACCAGCCTCCTGTCCTGGCAGGAGGAATCGCTCGCATTGCTGGGAGTGGCAACCGATCGTCGGCTGCCCCATCGCGCCCCCGGACGAGGGGGTCTCCAGGTCCGACGTCTGATCGCCGGGGTGGCCCACCGCTGGCAACGCGGGGGCCGGGCCCCCTTCGATGCCATCTCCCCGTGGGCCATTCGCCGGCTGGCCGGGCGCTTCAGCGAGGCGGTTCCGCTTCAGCAGGGAGCATCGGCTCCATCACGACTCTTTCTCTCCCGTCGCGGTGCCCCCAACCGCAACATCGCAAACGAGGAGGCGGTGATGCAGCTCCTGGAGCCCCACGGGTTCGTGGCCGTGCGCGCCGAGCGCCTGTCCCTCTCCGAGCAGATCACCCTCTTCGGCGGCGCCACCCATATCGTCGCCCCCCACGGCGGGGCCCTCACGAACCTGATGCATGCCCGCGGGGGCCATCTACTGGAGCTGTTCCAGGCTCAGCATGGCGTACGGCCTGAATACTTCCAACTCGCAGACATCAATGGCCTCGACTACCGCTTTCTGCTCTGCCCGAACGTACCAGGCAGCAATGACATCCGAGTGGACATTGATCGTCTTATGGAGTGGCTGGCCATGACCCTCTGAAGCGGAAGCTGTCAGGGCAGATGACAACCCGCCGTTGAACATTCGACCCTCACCAGCGCACCTGGTTCGATAGTCCTTACCGGGGGCGGTGGATTGATCCAGACCACCACCGGTAGGGGCAAGCATCGGGCCCTGCTGCGACTGGGGAACTGGCGGCTCCGCCGGAGCTCGCTACCAGGGCGGTGTGCCTGAACAGCATGGAAGACCCGTGCCAGCTCCAGCCATTCACACAATCTCTTACCGGCCACGGCCACAAAGAGACTCAGATCGTGATCTTCGCGAATAAGATGATCGACAGGTGGATGGAAAGTTCCTAGCAGCCGCAGGCTAGTGCGGGTTGCGCACAGCGGGGTGCCCTGGAACCCAGCCGAACGTCAGGGCTAGAGAACCGGGGCCAGTAAGCAGGGGTAGTCGGCCACATATTCGGCTGTGGGCATCAACCTGTAATGCCTCAGCAGGCAGCAGGCGGGCTTCCTCGCCTGTGCGCGCCTGGGTTTCCTAATGACTGAGGTTGCCGTCTGCCCGTTGCAGGGCAGCGATCACGTCGGCCTCCTGCAAATCGAATCGACAAGAGCGGCCCCAGGAACAGGAAGGCTGGGAGATCAAGTGGACATGCACGGCCAGCGGTTCTTCCACATGGGATATCAAGCAAGG
This genomic stretch from Cyanobium gracile PCC 6307 harbors:
- a CDS encoding GH116 family glycosyl hydrolase; the encoded protein is MVPFGLSALQNLRRGRGPWQPPEASWSRPFGQGWSQPYTVRYASNLDDGPNHGMPLGGFGAGCLGRGLDGAFNLWHLDGGEHWFGVLPDCQFALFEQDGDGRRAHALATAPQADDSRPGSGPPLASWNWYPAATPEQPSGTVAVRYPISSHHYAAVFSADVRCEAFSPILPGDYRRTSYPVAVFAWTFSNPTNQPLELSLLLSWRNTVGWFTNTDPAAEVHFRDDGSPEHNYVPAIGRGKGQRNRWVDGAGLKGLLLEGERTQPLAEGEGQWCLAVPDEAALNHPGVEVFRCSRWDPSGDGAELWEPFSRDGSIPDSDNDRRSTGDDPLSAALAVRFRLEPGASLEIPVVISWDLPVTAFATGTRALRRYTDFFSAEGDSAAAIAGEALADWRDWQAAIEAWQAPVVQRHDLAEPLRMALLNELYDLASGGSLWTAASPGDPVGRFGVLECLDYAWYESLDVRLYGSFALLQLWPELDKAVLRSFARAIPAADPTPRPIGWYFTQGRGRVEAARKVAGATPHDLGAPNERPFDATNYTAYQDCNLWKDLASDYVLQVWRTYSLAPSGPDIRFLADCWPAAVTALDYLKQFDVNDDGLPDNGGAPDQTFDDWPLQGVSAYCGALWIAALEAALAIGQRLQLELGLDTAEEQRRFGGWLEQSRSHFDTLLWNGEYYAIDAGSGTPVVMADQLCGDFYARLLALPPVVADERALSSLKAIRQACFESFEGGRLGVANGLRRDGTPLDPEGTHPLEVWTGINFGLAAYYRLMGQSSTAFAITGAVVRQVYEGGLQFRTPEAITAAGTFRACHYLRAMAIWALWATHTGWQPIPGAERQP
- a CDS encoding DUF3122 domain-containing protein, whose amino-acid sequence is MSQRICGRIEVLLLAPLLALILAIAPAPALAQVHAHPDAEGTPVVRSLESLRDLDDQSWQVVAYREGPPGGALRLRIVGYPGKVRLDHPTALEVRSGRLRWDLEDVTLASAALARDNRAAAAEFDLAPLLADLEQNRPLRLRLPRVFSELAVPPYVVAEWRRLPDAPAP
- the ribD gene encoding bifunctional diaminohydroxyphosphoribosylaminopyrimidine deaminase/5-amino-6-(5-phosphoribosylamino)uracil reductase RibD, coding for MSPGSPWHRWMDRALQLAALAEGRTSPNPLVGAVVLDADGTLVGEGFHARAGEAHAEVGALAQAGERARGGTLVVTLEPCCHHGRTPPCCEAVIAAGIARVVLAMADPNPLVAGGGSARLRAAGLEVIAGVREAEARRLNRPFLHRIATGRPLGILKWAMSLDGRTALPNGVSQWISGPEARAWVHRLRARCDAVIVGGGTVRADDPLLTSRGQRSPEPLRVVLSRSLDLPEKARLWDTSGAPTLVAHGPGAPQEARRRLAGSGAESLELRACEPARLLEALEARGCNRVLWECGPELAAAALRQGCIQQVAAVIAPRLLGGHPARTPLGDLGHTSLDATSLWPLAKVGRIGDDLLCWAIPGTRTAL
- a CDS encoding glycosyltransferase family 61 protein yields the protein MWIELRGPETCQYRLEDPWKQPTGRLAQYLEPITLDPQAYGVHDDARLVGPDLVGVDRDKRIIEETLHLKELPVSQRRRLVLRSLLPRAERIDAPVCSLVDIRRWSGAYFHWFLDALPRLIAAEDHSSRSGERTLVIVPTSLLSWQEESLALLGVATDRRLPHRAPGRGGLQVRRLIAGVAHRWQRGGRAPFDAISPWAIRRLAGRFSEAVPLQQGASAPSRLFLSRRGAPNRNIANEEAVMQLLEPHGFVAVRAERLSLSEQITLFGGATHIVAPHGGALTNLMHARGGHLLELFQAQHGVRPEYFQLADINGLDYRFLLCPNVPGSNDIRVDIDRLMEWLAMTL